The following proteins come from a genomic window of Nitrospira sp.:
- a CDS encoding Molybdenum ABC transporter, substrate-binding protein ModA — protein MKRRMLAWCLVLLACTAVTPAFAEPVLVAVAANFLPPFREVALEFEKTTGHTLRVVSGSSGNFYTQIQNGAPFDVFFSADNERPKKLEEEGLGVKDTRFTYAIGRLVLWSSNADLIKGEETLRSKNFKRLAMANPKTAPYGVAAMQTMQKLELWDSHQPHIVMGESIGQTMGFIESGNAQLGFVALSQIMDPKIKGKGSRWDVPTNLHEPIKQDVILLTKGKDNGGAKALLEFMGAPQAKTIIERYGYALN, from the coding sequence ATGAAACGACGAATGCTTGCCTGGTGTCTGGTTCTCCTCGCGTGCACAGCGGTGACCCCGGCGTTTGCCGAGCCGGTCTTGGTGGCCGTCGCCGCCAACTTCCTGCCGCCGTTTCGCGAAGTCGCACTGGAATTTGAAAAGACGACGGGGCATACCCTTCGGGTGGTATCGGGCTCGAGTGGGAATTTCTATACGCAAATCCAGAACGGTGCGCCGTTCGATGTCTTCTTCTCCGCCGACAATGAACGCCCCAAAAAATTGGAGGAGGAGGGGTTGGGGGTCAAGGACACCCGCTTCACCTATGCCATCGGCCGTCTGGTGCTGTGGAGTTCAAATGCCGACTTGATCAAGGGAGAAGAGACGTTACGCTCGAAGAACTTCAAACGCCTGGCCATGGCCAATCCCAAGACTGCGCCCTATGGCGTCGCAGCCATGCAGACCATGCAAAAACTTGAACTCTGGGACAGCCACCAGCCCCATATTGTCATGGGGGAAAGCATCGGCCAGACCATGGGATTCATTGAGTCCGGCAATGCGCAGTTGGGCTTCGTCGCCTTGTCGCAGATCATGGACCCGAAGATCAAGGGAAAGGGCAGTCGCTGGGATGTCCCGACCAATCTGCACGAACCGATTAAACAAGACGTGATCTTGCTGACGAAGGGAAAAGATAACGGGGGAGCCAAAGCCCTCTTGGAGTTCATGGGTGCTCCACAAGCCAAGACGATCATCGAACGCTATGGGTATGCGCTGAACTAA
- a CDS encoding Molybdenum ABC transporter permease protein ModB: MEALTDLDLSALWVTIRLATMTVVVLLIVGTPLAWWLAHTRSRLRPIVEAAVALPIVLPPTVLGFYILIALGPYGPLGRFADLTLAFTFTGLVIASVFYSMPFVIQPLQSAFEAVGKAPLEAAWSLRASKLDAFFTVISPIALRGYISAIVLGFAHTMGEFGVVLMVGGSIPGHTRVLSTTIFEHVEAMEYAQAHAISAFMLLVSFLVLLTVYIVNRRFPIHAS, translated from the coding sequence ATGGAAGCTTTGACAGACTTAGATCTGAGCGCATTATGGGTCACCATTCGACTGGCCACGATGACCGTGGTCGTCCTGTTGATCGTGGGCACCCCTCTCGCTTGGTGGCTGGCCCATACCCGCTCGCGCTTGAGGCCGATCGTGGAAGCGGCGGTTGCGCTTCCCATCGTGTTGCCGCCTACCGTCCTGGGGTTCTACATCCTCATTGCGCTGGGTCCTTATGGACCGCTCGGTCGTTTTGCAGATCTCACCTTGGCGTTCACCTTCACCGGGCTGGTGATTGCGTCCGTGTTTTATTCGATGCCATTCGTTATCCAGCCCTTGCAAAGCGCGTTCGAAGCCGTCGGCAAGGCCCCACTTGAAGCAGCCTGGTCGCTTCGCGCGTCAAAGCTGGATGCATTTTTCACGGTGATATCGCCGATCGCATTGCGAGGGTATATCAGCGCGATTGTGCTAGGGTTCGCGCATACGATGGGTGAATTTGGAGTGGTGCTCATGGTCGGCGGCTCGATTCCGGGACACACGCGTGTGCTGTCCACGACCATCTTTGAGCATGTCGAGGCGATGGAATATGCGCAGGCGCATGCGATCTCGGCTTTCATGCTGCTCGTTTCGTTTCTGGTGTTGTTGACCGTGTATATCGTGAATCGCCGATTTCCCATCCATGCGTCATGA